The DNA region AGAGCGGTCCTAAGTTGGATTTGCCTTCTGCAGCCCATCTTCATGCGCAAGGACACCAAGATGAGCTTCCAGTGGCGGATTCGAAACCTCCCCTACCCTAAGGACGTCTACAGTGTCTGTGTGGACCAGAAGGAGCGCTGCATCGTTGTCCGAACAACCAACAAAAAGTAAGTGGCATGATGGGCACCTGCCGGCCTGTGGGAGGGCTTCCTCTCCGCAGGACCAGCTTGAATAATGTAATCAGCTCCCTCAGGGCGGGAAATTGGAACAAGAAATGTCTGGTCCGGTAACTGGCACGTACTGgggttcaacaaatatttgttgaatgaggggATGAGGAATCACCTGGCCATTAACTTGTGATCGTAGGTGGTTCTGCTGTAAGATTATTACCTTGACCCCCTGGCTGGATCCAGTCCATGGTGAACTTGGCCTGGTGACATCACTGTCGGGGCTGTCAGGGAGCCATAGCCTAGAGGGCACACCCAGCTGAGGTGGCAGTTAGAGCACTTAAAGTACTGGTCTGGGGTTAGCCAACCTTATCCCGCCCGGGGCTGACGGGCAGTAGGCAGGTACTTTGGCCTCCTGGAAGTCTCTTGCGTTCTGTTTCAGAAGGGGCACCTAACTTCCCTTTATTTCTCTCCTACTGTTCTGCTGGGGgcaggcaaggggagagggaacaGAAGGTGGCCAAGGAGGAGATGTGGTCCAGGCAGGGCTGTTTCTGGGCTGACCATCTTGGAAATGCATTTAGATTTCCAGAGCTCTGACTGATCACTGGAGAACCATGTTAATGAGCTGGTCTTGACCTGGGCCAGAGGAATTGCAGTATAGGACCAACTCCCATGAAATATAGTTGAGGTATTAAAATGGAAGGTTTTATGAGTGACTGGTCCACACACTGGAGCCACCCAACATGCCTTGTGGGTGCTGAGCTTGGGCCAGAGGTGCCGCCATCCATCCGTTTCGTGCAGTCAGGAGGACCCAGCTCCTTGTCCGGCTCCTTGGGGGGTGTGGTGCCgcctcccctcccagctccctcagGTCCACGAGGCCCACAGGAAAGCAGCACAGCTCCCAGGCTCCCCCGGCGCAGCCTTGGGTTCTGCCCTCTGCTTATGACCCCCATACCCTCTCACTTTGGCAGGGTtaaggggatggggaaggggtggAGACGAATGAATTAATTTCAAGATTATTGCTCTTCATGTAGCCAGCAGCCCCTGCAGTGGGCCTTGTCTATAAAGTCATAATAATAAGGGTTTGCgtttataaagcactttgaaGCCCTCAGATAAAAGGCAGTTTATTCCTGTTATTGTTCTCATCATTAATGGGAGTCAGCGCCTAAAGTGGAATTTAGCAATTTCAGACAACAGAGAAATTGCCTTTAGGAAAACAAACTCTGTGCTTCAGCAAGCATTCCCTGGCGTAAGAGGCCCTGGGTCCAAACTGGGAACAAAAGTGCTTCTCATAGCACTTGAATCTGCAGCCTAGCAGTTTGTAGAGCTGGCTGCTGCCTCCCTTTTGTCCCCCAGAGGTCACTGTCGAATACAGATATCAGGCAGAAATGTGATTACtggggagtgagagaagagagGCCAGCTAGCTCACCAAAAAATTCATCTGCGGGCAGATCCTCTGGGTCCCATCTGCTGCACATACCCAGCTGTAGGCGGCGCTGTTGGCCAGGAGCAACATGGCTAGAAGCCCACTCCTGCGCTCAAGGCAGCTGGAGACATTTTTGAACTGATGGGTGAGGCCAGGTGGGATGGAAGTAATGCCCCTAGAAGGGACAGGGCCGGGGCTGGATCcccacagaggggagaggagtatgTGAGTGCCCGCTTCGGAGCCCGCACTGAGCCTCTGGTCCAGTGGCCCTGCCTGGCTCAGCCCAGCCTTCCTCGGGTCCCTCTGCCCAGAGGTAGGAGAAAAAGGCCACTAAACCTTTAACCGGCTCTTTCTTGAGCCGAGTGGCATTTTCATCTCCTACCAGGGGCAGTAATGTGTCTTATACCTTTACTACCACTAATTAAACAACTCAGTGGTTATTCTTTTGAGCAGGATACTGTTTTTTTTCAGGGTAcgttaaaaatctgttttctggggcgcctgggtggctcagtcattagcgtctgccttcggctcaggtcacgatcccagggtcctgggatcgagccccgcatcaggctccctgctcagcgggaggcctgcttctccctctcccactccccctgcttgtgttccctctctcgctgtctctctgtcaaataaataaataaaatctttaaaaaaaaaaaatcgtcacGCCATCCAGTGTTGGGCAGGGTACATATTTTCATTCTTGTGTTATATCGTAATGATTATATAAATGTGTCTGTAAAGTAAGTGTGATGAGCTGACTTGCAAAGGGAAAGTTAGCGACAGTCTAGCTGCCCGGACATCTGCAGTATCCACACCGTGGCATCTCTCTCTGATTTGCCTTTTTCCATTACCTGCTAGTTCTGTGCCTGCCTGAGTTCTAATATTCTGGAATGTGGTTACTAGTAAAAGCCAATGTTCCTTGTCCATACCTGCCTTGTCCCTGAAGGACTGGGTTGGTCACTTTTCTGGAAAGGATTGATTCCAATGTATCATGTCCTTGGCCTCATGTATTAGGGAGGGGATGAATCAGGGAAGAAAGTGCTTTTCCAGGATCCCAGTGTGGTACTGCCTGTTCCTGATAAGAGTGTGCAGAAAGAAGATTCTTAGCCTCAGACTAGAAGCTGGCAGCCATTAAGTGGAATGGACAAGGGCACTGGAGTGGGAAGGGGCTGGCTTAAATCTGGCCTCTGCCACGTACTAACTGTAGTATTTTGGGCAAGGCTTCCTCACACAGGAGAATACTCATACCCACCTCACAGACTGTTTGGGCAATTTGATGAAATCATATGTATACAAACGTCCGGGACAATGGCCGGCCTGAAGCATGTCTTTAGCAATTCTTTGGAAATTAGAACTTGGCTGATTTGACACTGGTAATATTAACACTGGGAGGTATTAATAGGCATCACTAGAAAAAAAGGATTCCGTGGTCAAATAAATTTAGGGAACTGGATTAAACAAGTTTCTCTTTGGTAGGACGTATGGCGGTCTTAGTATGTGAATGTGCATTGTGAGTCCAGGAAGGGCTGCTGTAGGCAGGGATGATCGGCTTGCCTGGAGCTGTGATgtttaagaaagaaggaaggtttGCCTACTGCTTTTCTAAGGGCGGGACTGGCTAGAGGCTTCTCAGGCCCAGTCTTGCCAAACCCGTGTGCGGGTGTGCAGGGCGCCCCGGAGCTGTGTGTGGGGCGCGGCCTGTGTAACTCTCCACAGCGGCCCTGCTTCTGCTTTTCAGCCTCTCCTCCGAGTCTGTCTCCAGAGGCCTGGCCTCTTGTATTCTTTCTCAGTTCACTGCAAAGAGTAGGTTGGGAAACAACTGGAAATTGGGAAGAGGATACAGCGGGAGAGCAGTGGGGTACTGTGGGTCATTTCTGAAGTAGCCCAAGTGAAGGAGCCATCCTTTCAGCACAGTTTGGGGGGAGGTACAGAGTTGGCCTCTTCTGGTCCTTTTGACAGTGACTTAAAGTTCATCTCGTTCATCTAGTTCGGTGACTAAAGTTCATTCAGCTGCTTTATTGGAGGAAGGCATCTGGAGGAAGAAACCGGGGCCCAGAAGTGAAGAggcctgcccagggtcacaggcCAGGACCAGAGTTGTCCTGAGAGCCTTTGCTTCCCCATGTCTTTCGAAAACTTCTGACTTTCAGAAAGGAAAGCCACTGTGTTAGAGTACCTGGAGGACCTGCAGGGTCGTTGGATCCTAAGGGAGATCCCCCCATATCTGCTCCGTCCTTGGACAGCAGGGAACCTAGACCAGGGGTTTGTTACTCGGAGGAGAGAGTGTGGAGAGATGGAGGGTCAGGAGATTTGGGGAATTATTACTTGTAATAAGGGCTTCTCCACTGACCAGTTTTGTGACTCCAGCAAGATACCTATCTGTATCTCcgttttctcttttgtgaaagaGGATAATAAAGGCAACCAGCCTGAGGGGGTTGCTTTGAGGATTCGATGTGTGTGGAGCAGTGCCTGGCCCCACTAAGCATTAACAAACGTCCCCTTTCATTGTGTGACTGAGGCTGAGAACAGTAGGAGGAGATGGGAACAGGGGAGTGTCACGTGTCTGCCAAAAGCCCAGGAACCGCTGCACTATGAGGGCCTAGCTTTCAGCAGAAACACAAGCTCTCCTCAGGCAGAGATAGggccttctttcttcttcatctttaaatCCCCAGCTCACAGCTCAAGGCCTAGGACACAGTTGATGCCTAAAGACGTGTTTGCTGCCTCCTCAGGGTTGCCTGAGGCTGAGTGTTCTTTTCCAGAAGCACAGTGTGTCCCTCTCTAGTCCAGGTGCCAGTGAGAAAGTCAAGTGTGGTTCCTCGCAGGGTGAACCCCAAGGCCAGGGGACGGAGGTGAGAAGGGGCTGGGCTGCACCCCTGAGGAGGGGAAGCAGATGTCCCAGACTCCCTTGAACACTGCCCATCAAAGTTGTGTAACCTCAGCCAGTAAACTAAATCCATTAGAACAGACTCAAGACAAAGCAGAGCATCCACACTCTGCCTCCATCCCCCTTGCCTCCTAGTGACAGGTGTGGGCGGAGGCCAAGCCCCCTGGGTTTCTCTTTTCAGTCCCAGTGTCCCAGCCGGCACCCCTCTGAGGGTACCCAGGCATGTCCCTGTCCCACGTGGAGCACAAGCCAGGCAGGCAGAAACGATGGCCCCACGCTCTGCACGGTGAGGCTCACGCAGGCCCCGCTGCGTCGGCTAGGCTGCGCGCGTGCCCGGGCTGCTTCTCTCCCAGTTCTGCTGCTTGTGTATATTTGCAGGGAAGATGTTAACACTTCCTAACAAGCCTTTGTGTTCATCTAATCTCTGCTGTTTAACCTTTGACTCCCCCCTATTATCAGTGTCTGCCACCTTTGCTGGCCAGCCCAAGGGCCCCAGGAAGAGCCCTCAGCCTGGCCAGCTAGGAGGAGGATGAGGCCGCATTCCACCCCGGTTTTGCAGGCAGATGGATCGCCTTTCCCTGGGGCAGAGCTTTGGGAAATAAAGCAAGCTTGTGGTGCCATTAGgatcccccagcccccactccttTTGAACTGTCAGCCTTTAAGTAAACATTCTTCTCCTGCTGTGGGTCCCAGCACCTTGGCGGGGAGCGGAGAacctgggaggagaggggcccTGAGCGCCTCCGCTGAACTCCCGGGGATTTGGATAGGAGAGCAGGGCAGAAGTGCTGCATTGATGTCAACTCTGAGTCCCTGGGGCAGCGGGGCTTTTGAAGTGGACCCGGAGTAGCTGTCACCACCAGGCCCAGGCCCCTCTGAAGTAGTCAAAGCCCCGTCCGCTCCAGGCCCCTGACTTGAGTTTGTGTGTACCTGCCCGCAGCGTTTCCCTTCCCAGCCCACAGCCCCAGGGCGGCAGGGGGGATGCCAGGCCTGGGGAGCAGGTCTGCCGGCCACTGGCTGAGGCCCCGGGCTCCACTTGCACCAGGTTAGACGCCACACAGGCCTGCTGCTAGAGAACGCTCTTGGTGACAAGCACCTGACCGGGAGCAAGGAGCTGGGTCCCGACTCCACGGACAGCTGGCCATGAAGCCAGGCGAGACCCGTTACCTCCCACTTCGGTAAAGGTCAGATTTCCTGTAGAATGAAGTCCAGTTGTATACATCTGGGCTAGGTATTGCTCTctgggttttttgggtttgtttttactAAAAAGGATCATTAATCTCTGGACTGGCCCTTACAGATGATAGGGATTGTGTGTGAAAATGGAGGGGGGACGTTTCAGGGCCAGCAAAGTAGTCCAGAGATCCAGCTTCTGAGATGAGTCATGTGGTTTGTCCTCCTAGATTTCTCTTTGTGGATGTACTTCCCTCTCTGGCCTACAAGAGgagtcagggggcgcctgggtggctcagttggttaagcgactgccttcggctcaggtcatgatcctggagtcccaggatcgagtcccgcatcgggctccctgctcggcggggagcctgcttctgcctctgaccctcccccctctcatgtgctctctctctcattctctctgtctcaaataaataaataaaatcttaaaaaaaaaaaaaaaaaaaaaaagaggagtcagGCCCACAGGGCCTTGAAAGACCCCAAAAGAGGGAAAAAGTAGCTGGGGCCTTCAGAGAAAGTTGCATGTAAATGGCAACTCTTGGTCCCCAGCTTTGGGGAACAGCCCTAGCCAGATTTATTCTGTCCCTTGTTAGCATACATGTTCCCGTGTTCTTGGGGTACAGCGGAGGCCTGCCCGAGCTATGTATTACAAGAGGCTTCTTCTGCATGTCTTTGGGAGTCTGGGCCTGAAGGAGTCACTCTAATCCCTGGTCTAATCAAGGAACCATGACGGGTCCTGCCCTTCCACTGCTGGCTTCGCCAAAACACCTTTCATTCATACTGATGTTCTAACTggcttcccttcttcctctttggcTCTGTGGAAAGTGTGGAAGAACAGTGTAGAAAGTTGGCACCAGAGGGCCTGCTGCCCAGTTGCTGGGGGTCACTTTGCTGGATGTGCTGATGACCTCTTGGTGTTCCCACAGGTACTACAAGAAGTTCTCCATTCCCGACCTAGACAGATACCAGCTACCTCTGGATGAGTCCTCGCTGAGCTTTGCTCATGCCAACTGCACCCTGATCATCTCTGTAAGATTTACCCAGACTTCTTGGCCACTGAATCAGGGAGACACTCCTCCTTTCCCTGCCCATTTCCCATCCCATAGGAGTCCCTGGTTCCAGCCCCAACACCTGGCCTGTGCTTGCTAGAGAACAGGCACCTCTCCTTCAGGGTGGGGGGGCTCAGCTGATCTTAGAAGTCACAGCTGGAAGAAGACAGAGGGTGACGTGGAGGGATGGAAATTACAGGCCTGGGATTCTGGTGGAAGGCTCCTatccagccatgtgaccttgagcaaatcattcAGCCTTGTAGgcatcaatttcctcattttcaaatAACGGGATCAGAGGAGGCCCGGAGTGTGTATGTAGGGAGGGGAGATGTGGCTGAATGATGTGCTCTTCCTGGTTCCATCCACAGTACCAGAAGCCAAAGGAGGTCCTGGCGGCTGAGTCAGAGCTTCAGAAGGAGCTAAAGAAAGTGAAGACGGCCCACAGCAGTGACGGGGACTGTAAGACCCAGTAGCGGAGCATCCCTGAGCCTGCCCTTCTGACAGCATGGCGGGTGGGTGAGGCTCTTCTGGACTTTGTGGCTTGGGCCACCCCCTTTCTGGTGCAGGGGTATGTCCTCTCTTCCATGAGCTGTCCAGGCTCTGTGAGAACTGGGCCTTGGGGTGCTCCTAGCCCCCATATCATGGTCTGATCTCCCAAGTAAAGTCATTCTGAGTCACTGTTGAGGGGCTGCCCTTTTGTCCACCGCTCTATGCTGTCACCAGGAAGGGTGCTGGTGAGGacactcccttctctcctcctcaggGACCTTCAACATCAAAGGCTTCAACAAGCCTTTCACATAAAGGGAAGCCCTGAGCCTAGCGCTAGGGGGGGTGTATCTTCCCCATACTGTTTGCATAAATTCAGAGGGACACTAGGCTGGCAGAGACCCTGGGCTGTCTTAGCTTGCAGAAGGGCCCAGATGAGCTCCCCACAGTAAGGGGAGGTAAGGTAAAGAAGGTTTTGAAATACAGAAACCTTAAAAGCAGCCCAGGAGATTAAGACATTGAGGGTGTAAAGGCAGAAGGAGGGTTGTATCATTGCAAAGAGTGTGGGTGTGTTAGAGTAGGGTGAAGAAGGGTTACTGCAGATGGGGAGTAGCTTAGCTCCCCAAAAGCGCAGAGCCTTTCCACAGTCCTCTACCCCGCAGGTGACACCCACCCACCACCGGGGCAAAGGGGTGAGTGGTAATGAGAGATTTGGTCTTTGGGACACTGAGCCATGGGGCTGGTCTTACCCTTTCCCCAACATGCCCATCCTCATGTTTGAAGATGTCGGTCCCCTCTTAGGGCCTCCCAGGACTCCCCAGCCAGAGAGGAACTGGATCTGTGAACAATCAagctttatttttacaaaaatgaacatGGTAGCATGTCTTAGCAGCCGGCCTGAGACTGGGCTGGCTTAGGACTCACTCAAAACTGCTAGCCTCCCTTTGTCCTTCCTCAGTTTCAAAGCAAGACCAGGCCACAGTGCCCCAGGAATGAGCCCCAAGAGCTTGGTCAAGGGTGGGGACTCCACAGCAGAGGATTGGCAGCCTCACCCCTCCTTCCAAGGAAGGGGCAGAAAGGGACCAACTGGGATGGCTGGAGCCCCTCACCTCACTCTAAGCTATCATGGTTCTAAGAAGGGGCGAGGTACAGGGCAGGCCTGTCCAGACCAGATCCTTGCTCTGGTCAACAGGGAAGCAAGGCCCGGCCAGGCTCAGCCATT from Neomonachus schauinslandi chromosome 6, ASM220157v2, whole genome shotgun sequence includes:
- the DPCD gene encoding protein DPCD isoform X1 yields the protein MAVTGWLESLRTAEKTALLQDGRRKVHYLFPDGKEMAEEYDEKTGELLVRKWRVKSALGALGQWQIEVGEPALPGAGSLGSEFIKEDNANVSVLSWICLLQPIFMRKDTKMSFQWRIRNLPYPKDVYSVCVDQKERCIVVRTTNKKYYKKFSIPDLDRYQLPLDESSLSFAHANCTLIISYQKPKEVLAAESELQKELKKVKTAHSSDGDCKTQ
- the DPCD gene encoding protein DPCD isoform X3 gives rise to the protein MAVTGWLESLRTAEKTALLQDGRRKVHYLFPDGKEMAEEYDEKTGELLVRKWRVKSALGALGQWQIEVGEPALPGAGSLGSEFIKEDNANPIFMRKDTKMSFQWRIRNLPYPKDVYSVCVDQKERCIVVRTTNKKYQLPLDESSLSFAHANCTLIISYQKPKEVLAAESELQKELKKVKTAHSSDGDCKTQ
- the DPCD gene encoding protein DPCD isoform X2, giving the protein MAVTGWLESLRTAEKTALLQDGRRKVHYLFPDGKEMAEEYDEKTGELLVRKWRVKSALGALGQWQIEVGEPALPGAGSLGSEFIKEDNANPIFMRKDTKMSFQWRIRNLPYPKDVYSVCVDQKERCIVVRTTNKKYYKKFSIPDLDRYQLPLDESSLSFAHANCTLIISYQKPKEVLAAESELQKELKKVKTAHSSDGDCKTQ
- the DPCD gene encoding protein DPCD isoform X4, which translates into the protein MAVTGWLESLRTAEKTALLQDVRKWRVKSALGALGQWQIEVGEPALPGAGSLGSEFIKEDNANPIFMRKDTKMSFQWRIRNLPYPKDVYSVCVDQKERCIVVRTTNKKYYKKFSIPDLDRYQLPLDESSLSFAHANCTLIISYQKPKEVLAAESELQKELKKVKTAHSSDGDCKTQ